The segment CCGCCTGCACCCATCGCTCCTGCTCGCGCTGGGCGAGCACCTCGACCTCGACCGGCGTGAACCGGAAGTCGTCGGAAGTACCGTCGGCGGGCACCACGGCGCAGCCGACCATGTGCAGCTTGACCCCGATGTCGTCGGCCTGCCGGCGGTTCGACCTGCGCAGCTCCTCCTCCAGGTCCACCCACGGGCGCATCGCGGGAGTGCTGCCCAGCTTCTCGCCGCGGCGCAGGCAGCCCTCGACGAAACGCTCGTGTATCAACCGGCCCAGCCGCTCGGACAGGTCGTCCGCGATCAGGGCCGGATCGCAGCCGGCGGCCACCGCGGAGAAGAGCTTGACCCGGCCGTCGATCGGGTCGAGCAGCGGCTGCTCCCGGTGGTTGCGGCTGAACGCCTCGGTGATCGCGGCGAGCGCGTCCACCACCACGACGATGTCGCCGCTGACCCGGCTCCAGAGCCGGTGCTCGCTCAGGGCCAGCTCCAGCCCCTGCCGGTCGTCGGAGTAACACACGAAGGCCCGGTCGTAGCGGCCCAGGTCGCCCTCCTCCAGCAACTCGTGCAGGGAGGATTCGTACGGCACCGGGCGGCAGCCGTCCAGGATCACCTCGTGCCGGTGGGTGAGCTCGTCGAGGACCCGGCCGGCGTCGGTGGCCACGAAGTCGACGTCCACCCGCTGCTCCGGCTCGGCCCGGCGCAGCCGCCAGTGCCGGGCGATCTCCAGGAGCAGCACCTGCGCCAGCGACGAGTCACCGGCGACCAGCAGCCGTGGGACCTCGCCCGGGCGGACCGGGAGCGGCTGCTGGTCGAGCAGGACGTGGACCGCGAGCTGGTCGAGGTGGAAGAAGTCCAGGCGCTGTCCCGGCGTGTGCGGCACGCCCAGCCGCCGGGCCTGCAGGGTCAGCGCCCACTCCGGCTCGTGGATCTGTGCGTAGAGCGCGATGTCGTTGCGCGCGGCGGCCACCCGGGCGGCGGCCGCGGCGATCGCCAGGTTGGCGGCGCTGGTGTCCGCGCAGGCGTAGAGCACGGCGGCCCGGGCGACACCGGCGCCGCGCAGCACGTCCGGGTCGCGGCCGTCGCCCTGCACGCCGAGCAGGCTCCGGCGCCG is part of the Actinoplanes sp. NBC_00393 genome and harbors:
- a CDS encoding NAD-binding protein; the encoded protein is MANFPRTPLSFRDEQSQTAVTATRAVFALIGILALILGFIGLDQYLATKAEPAARHPLNLMYGTLQLFVLGADPLEGGTDFPLALQIARFAAPIVTLYAVVEAARLLLSSELRRLRARRSSGHVVVCGDTSVARTLAHRLHLSGRRVVVVRTQPIGPLELRRRSLLGVQGDGRDPDVLRGAGVARAAVLYACADTSAANLAIAAAAARVAAARNDIALYAQIHEPEWALTLQARRLGVPHTPGQRLDFFHLDQLAVHVLLDQQPLPVRPGEVPRLLVAGDSSLAQVLLLEIARHWRLRRAEPEQRVDVDFVATDAGRVLDELTHRHEVILDGCRPVPYESSLHELLEEGDLGRYDRAFVCYSDDRQGLELALSEHRLWSRVSGDIVVVVDALAAITEAFSRNHREQPLLDPIDGRVKLFSAVAAGCDPALIADDLSERLGRLIHERFVEGCLRRGEKLGSTPAMRPWVDLEEELRRSNRRQADDIGVKLHMVGCAVVPADGTSDDFRFTPVEVEVLAQREQERWVQAARADGWIHGTERDRARRRSPDLVDWDDLGPEGRAKCRSAVLEIPHILADAGFRVVRLTDTGVDRVFDPAR